From the genome of Clarias gariepinus isolate MV-2021 ecotype Netherlands chromosome 28, CGAR_prim_01v2, whole genome shotgun sequence, one region includes:
- the mpst gene encoding 3-mercaptopyruvate sulfurtransferase, translated as MAAQVKALVGAKWLADAVRSARVGPALRVLDASWYLPMLNRNAREEFAQRHIPGASFFDIDECSDRSSPYDHMLPTENEFADYVGRLGVGNDTHVVVYDCSDFGSFAAPRVWWMFRYFGHLSVSVLDGGMKTWLREGHPVTDLQHTPERARFRTEQNPAWVKTYEDVLRNLTDRKYQLVDARMEGRFRGLEPEPREAIEPGHIPGSINMPFSCFLDSSGLERPVEELTEIFQSAGVDLQKPFWVSCGSGVTACHIVLAAHLCGHQDVSLYDGSWFEWFSRAAPEHIISEVKGKKQ; from the exons ATGGCGGCTCAGGTGAAAGCTCTGGTCGGTGCTAAGTGGCTGGCCGACGCGGTGAGGAGCGCGCGCGTGGGACCGGCGCTGCGCGTTCTGGACGCCTCGTGGTACCTCCCGATGCTGAACCGGAACGCGCGCGAGGAGTTCGCGCAGCGCCACATCCCGGGCGCGTCGTTCTTCGACATCGACGAGTGCAGCGACAGGTCGTCCCCGTACGACCACATGCTGCCCACGGAGAACGAGTTCGCGGACTACGTGGGCCGCCTGGGCGTCGGGAACGACACGCACGTGGTCGTGTACGACTGCAGCGACTTCGGCTCGTTCGCGGCGCCGCGCGTCTGGTGGATGTTCCGCTACTTCGGGCACCTCTCCGTGTCCGTGCTGGACGGCGGCATGAAGACCTGGCTGCGCGAGGGACACCCGGTCACCGACCTGCAGCACACACCGGAGCGCGCGCGCTTCAGGACCGAGCAGAACCCCGCCTGGGTGAAGACCTACGAGGACGTGCTGAGGAACCTCACTGACCGGAAGTACCAGCTGGTGGACGCGCGAATGGAGGGCCGCTTCCGGGGTCTCGAGCCCGAACCGCGAGAAG cCATAGAACCTGGTCACATCCCCGGCAGCATCAACATGCCCTTTTCTTGCTTCTTGGATTCTTCTGGACTGGAGCGTCCGGTCGAGGAGCTGACAGAGATATTCCAAAGTGCAGGCGTAGACCTTCAGAAGCCCTTCTGGGTTTCGTGCGGTTCTGGGGTCACGGCGTGCCACATCGTGCTGGCGGCTCACCTGTGTGGACATCAGGACGTCAGCCTGTACGACGGCTCGTGGTTCGAGTGGTTCTCCAGGGCGGCACCAGAACACATCATCTCTGAGGTGAAAGGCAAAAAGCAATGA